The Hordeum vulgare subsp. vulgare chromosome 7H, MorexV3_pseudomolecules_assembly, whole genome shotgun sequence DNA window AGTAGCATTCCTTCATATGTATGTAGTTTTACGTGCCACTTTTTCCTTCCTTGGACTCTTGCATAAATGCCCAATCACTTTGATACTTATTTTATTTAATTGGCATGTGAAATAGGGAAAGCATGCTTCAAACGATCGGCAACACCGCCTAGGATGAGTTGAAGAGACGAAGGAGGAAGGAATATATAACATTCTCGGTCTGCCCTCAACGTTGGTTGTGAAAACAAAATTTGTGGTCGTGTTGCCTTATTGTGTTTTTAAACTATCTCCTCACATAATAAAATGGTCTACGGTAGAAATACTTTAATGATGTGCATTGTtttgcacttgaactatgttcttGCATTGTGAGTGCATGCCTTTTAGAAAAATTCATATCTGGTTTTACAGTTGCACTTTGTGTTTCTTGTCATTTCCAGCTAGGAAGATTTCTCAAGTTGTCTTGAATTTATAGAATAATTGTGAAATCATTTAGGTTACACCGGATTTAATTTGTTCTTTTGGATAATGATTGAATTGTTTTTGTTAAAAAAACATTGAGTCGATCGATACCTGATCAGTTGACCAGCATGAGCATTTTCCATATCAACGACAAGGAAAATAAACATTGAATGAAAGTAGCCCAATGTTCTAAAAAAAGAAACAATACCTACACCCGATGAATAAGGATCATATATTTTAGGATTCGCACTGACGCTATTGGTGACCCTAAACATTTTATTTTAGATGTGCATCATTGCGCAAAACGAAGATAATGCACATCATCATGGTTATCATCTGCGCAGCAAAGTGTGTGTATGCTTCTGGTATATATAGAAAACAACCAAAATTGGGCTAAGATTGAAAAGTATTCAATAATGCAGCCCATAAGCCGCAGCAGCCCACCTCCCTCCTCCTACATGGCCGAGTGGCCAAAATCTTTCCATCaaagaaggaaaggaaaaaaagcccAAACAAATTTGCATCTGCATCACCCCCTTCCTGGCCGCTGCCCATCGCAAGATCAGAACGACTGTGTCCCGCCACAATCCCCAATTCAAAAAACCCTTGGTCTAAACCCGGCGACAACAAGCGATGAATTGAGAAAGCTCACGTGTGGACCAGCCCTTTCCTCAGCTCGTCCCGGTCCTCGAACGTGCCCTGCTCCAAGCCTCCAGCAACTGAAAAACAGCGAGTCAACGATGTTACAATTTGAACTGAATCCTCTATATTTGGTAGCTATTATGATTCTGCAGTAAGTCGGCGACAGTACATTGCGATTCTCTGGGTAGCAACTGTCATCTATAAACAAGCTAATTAAGAAACTAGATGGATGAGTTAAGGATGGCGATATCATCACTCATTTACAAACCCTAAACTcatttctagaaaaaatcacacATCTGTATAAAAAAACTAAAGTATGAAAAAGTCGGCATCTAACCTGTTTGAGATATCATTCTGTACCCTCTCTATACTATTTGAGATATTTACACCCTGATATGTTGAACAACTAGTACTCTACAATGCTATTGTATTTCTAGGACTTGTAATGTTATGATCAGTTTACTCTCAATTCAATATATACTGATCAATTCAGCATACTGATCAATTAGTACTCTATGGTTTTATTTTATCAAATCTATAAGCTATACATGGCAAAAACAATGCATCATGTTGTTACAAAGATATAACCCAATCTGGAAATCCTAGGGCACCCCCCTGAACCTAAAGAGCTCCCCTGTCTCGTTCAGGAATCAGGACAGAGCCCTGACCCAGACAAGGCATCCTTCTTTCCCACGCGTTCCAAAGAGCAGCCATAAGAGCAGGGGAGCAAGTTTTACCGGAAAATGTCGTGGGATCTGTCGACCACGAACTGATCGAAGCTGGTCTTGAACTGATCCAAGATGGTGGACCGGCGAATGTAGGCCGGAGGGGGAGACGATGGCCGTGCCGCTAGACCTAGAAGTTTGTGGGGGGAGACGATGGCCGCCTCGGGCTAGGGTCGGAACTGAATTTAGGGTTGGGGGGAAACTGAATTTTTGGGGGAGAACACAGAAGAACGAGGGTTTGCAGTTTTGTACTGCTATATATACAGTGCAGGGGCATTTTGGGAAGCGGGAAAATAAGAGAGGGTGAAAAAACATGTAATTAATCTTTTCGGCCCAAAAAAAAAATGCAACAAAGGTCCAAATACTTGATGCAAAATCGATTTTGAACACCGTCTGATGCAAATTCAAAACCGTGCTGTGATCGGCTTATTGGTTCCCCCATTTTCTATTCCCATGTGAAAGTTATATACACATACATACACCCTCTGCTTGACCACTGGCTAAATCCTCAAGTCCATTCAAACTACCGTGTTCGTGTATATATCACCATGGCCACCACAGCTCTGCCACCGAGGAAGTGGTGAAGCAACCGGACAATGTGACGGCCGTTATGACTCTGTCTCGCTGTTTTTGGACGGCTGAGGTGAAGAAGTGGTGGCCTCTTCGGGTTCAGCTCCGTCTTTCGACGTCGACTCGGACGGCTCTGTCGGGGTTTTCAGTGAGAGCGAGCTGCCACTGCTGGCGATGGCCTTCTGCTGCTCCTCTAGTATCCTCTGCAAGTATTTCGCGTGTTCTTCTATGCGTAGCTGCAATTGCCTTTGCACCTGGCCAAGATTAAGCACAGAGACTGTCAGAAAATCGATAATTTCCAGACAGTTTTCCAAGATGAACTTCAGACATGCTATATATCTGAATTCTGACACGCATGACAGCAGTGAACTGCATTTCAGAGTTTCTGGCACGCACCTCTAGCTGTTCATGGAGCTGTTTCTGAACCTCCAATTGCATCCGTAGAGCTTCTGCCAAGTTCCTAAGGAAAGGAGAAGGGAAGATGTGTAAATTTCTAAGGTCATGGTGTTTGCTATGCATGCACTCCGGTGTAATAATTCAGAGAGCTCACTTGTTTTTGAACGGATCACTTCCACTGCTACCCGGTTGTACCTTCTTAACGTCCAAGGAAGCCTTCTTTTCTGCAGATAACAACATCCATCAAAATTCAGAATCACAGAAGAGGCCAATCCCGATTAATTGTGAACAATATTCATCTTTTGTAGTTTGTTTACCTTCTTTGATCTCTGGAATAAACTTTGCATGTCGGTACTTCTGTTCAACAAAGGCAGGCAAACTATAAGTCACAgtgaaaagaagaagagatgttTGATTTCATTTTCAGTGAAGTGGGGAAATAACCCTAAATTGGTACCTGCAAATGGCTCTTTACATGATAGATGGTCAGGCCATCCACTTTCATAAGCTTCAGAACGCCCTTGGGagttgcttctgtaataagggatgTTGAAGTGAATTATTCAGAGTGGAAAACAGAAAATTTAAAATATATTTGGGAAATAAAAGCAAAACAGCCATCTTACTGTCAGGCCCTTCAAGCTTGTTCACAGCCTCTACAAAACGCTCATGGAGCTCCAGTGTCCACCTCAATCTAGACTTGTTAGCCGCTGCAGATCCAGAAGATGACCGCGATGAGCTAAGCGGCAGTTTACCCGGAGATCCTGGATTCTGCAGACTCTGGTTGGAGCAGGATGACACtggaagtgacaacatttgtGGCGGTGGCGTGTCGTATATGTCCTGAACAACAGCATATCAGATGAAGAGGAATACTACCAAGTAAGAGTTTCAGACAAGCTGCAAAAGTTCAGTTGATAATTCTGTTTACCCTCACGTtacaataaaataaaaatgtctgAAATGACAATGAACTCACATCTAACTGGGGGCTCTCCTCGTTATCGGTGATGGCGATTCCTAGCTGCTCGGACAAGAACTGGAACTCCATCTGCTCGTCCTCGGCGAAAGCAAACGCTTGGTTTTCACCATGGAAGCTGGCATCAGAAGCATCTCCAGCAGAAAGATTGAGAAAGTCTTTTATGTCATCTGGCTGTTCAGTTTCGTCATGAACATTGCCTGTATCACCACTGAGTTGCAGGGAGGAGTTTGATGACTGCCCTGGGAGAACCTGCTGCTCATACTTAGGAGGGTGAGGCAGGAAAGGTAGAGCACCCATTTGCCGACATGGCGCCGAGTTTGTCGAAGATGATGAGAATAAACTTGTGCAGAACGTTGAAGAGTTTGAGGCCATTGGCTCTGAAAAATTGGGATGTGAGACATGGGACAATGGACTTTCAGGATCAGGCTCAGGGCTTCTTCTCTGAAGGTTAAATGGTAGGCTGCTTCTTCCCAGGCTCGACGACTGGATCAGCTCGGTCTTGATGTCTGATGACTGACTGGTGGATGACAGGTTATCATCCAACAGCCCAAGGTGGTCCAATTTAGCATCGAGCAGCTTATGAACTGAAGACTGTGTGGATCCACAGGCATAAGAATGCGCGGTTTTCTCCGGCGCAGCGATTGGCTTCACGGCAACAACACCATGGGAGCTCATGCTGCTTCAGTTGATTAGTGGCCCGGTCATACACTGCTCAACACAAAAAAAAATTGATGCCTGTTAATACTTATCCAAACAAACAGTTCAGAATCTACGTACTGTTCAGAAAATGTGGTGCAGAAGTTTCTCCCAAAAAAATGTGTGTACATGCAAAAGAAGCTTGTTCATAACCACAGAGTCCGTTTTATGCTTGAGCTACCATTAATTTACACAATGGCATGACCTCTGGGTAAGTGATACAATGTTGATGTGGCAACAGGATTAGATCTGAATGAGTAGTGGTGATTAGCACCACTACTGCACACAGCACACACTTCACATGTGCCAAATTCAGAGCATCGGAGGTCAAGCGAAAAAAAAATAGAACAATAGCAGGCAGCtctagaacaagaagaagaaattcgACATGATTTGAATACAAATCACTTGTGTTAAGCACAGCTCGTGAAAAATCCTGTCAGTGCAAAAGAAACGAGAGAGGATAAACAGGAATGGAAACCCGAAAGAGGACCAAGAGGCGCATCGACCAGAAATGGAAACAAAAGGCAAATCAGCAAACGAGCTTTATTTCCCCTTCCCAGCAAAATTGCATATCCCAGCACTGACCAAATAGAAGATCCCGCTTTGTCAGGAGAATGGTTAAATCGAGAAAAACAACACAAAGAACCATGGCTCCTACTAGATTGGAGCCAAGGAAGCAAGGAGACACCGAGGGTGCAGATAAAATGCATGACAGATCTGCGTAACATCGGGCAGCCTCACCtggaaaaccaaagaagaagatggGCAATAGGGCGAGGAGATTCAGAATCTGCGAGATGGGCAGTACGGCTAATCTGGATGCTAATCTGCTACCTCCACTCTCCTCCCTTCTCTTATCCAACAGCAGCTCTAGAGCTCTCCtctgtggagagagagagagagagagagagagtcagaGAGGCCTCAAAAAAGTCCTATCTCTCTCCCTGCAAATCATTGGTGCCTTTTCTTGTACTACTACTCCAACTCTATTCTGGTTGGCTGTTTTGCTTCGGTCTTTCAGATGGCCTATTTAAATTTCCAGATTGCCTATTGAATGTGCAGCCTTCCTTAACCTATTTTTGTATATGTGTTTTGATTATTTCTGATTTTCTGTCCATGTTTGCTACTCCCTGTCAGcgcattttttattttatttttaccctTGGGAAGCTGGGAGCTGGGCTGCATCAGATGTCAGTTCTGACCACAGAACGCCAGCAACCATCTCTGGTACGTATTCTTCTTCCGGGTGGTGCAAACCAGGCCATTTTTGGCtgggttttgtgtgtgtgtgtgtcgatGTGACCATGCCTGTCGAGTGCTACTATTTTCCCTGATCATATGTGTTGCTATCCTGAAATAATGTTCGACAACATGCTGTTATAAAAAAAAATAGTAACTGGTAAGTGCAACAAACAGAACATAAATTTATAATACACAAATGGGAGGCTGTTAAGAGTAAAAGGCATCGCCAAACGTTGATAAAAGTAATATGGATGAAGCAAGCGACCACGACTTCGAATTAAACTAGCCAAGGTAGTGTGTCTGACATAAGCACAGGGCTAATCAACCGATGACGATAGAAAATTGGGAGATGCATGGAATCTGGGGCAACCTCTGATGCAATCGAGGGGCCAAGCGACGTTGGCCACCGAGGAATCGGATTATCAAAACAACACAATGAGTACTCCCGAAGAATCATGGTTAGCGGCTCGGGCCGGTGGGCCCCGGCTGTCATCCTCTcaagtcaagattaaattgatgaTGGGACAAGAGGATGGTGTGTGTCTGTTTGGAAAAAAGAAAGAGGATGGTGTGCGAGTGCAAGTCTGGTTGGAAATGATAGCGATTTTGTTTAGTAGTTTAAGTAGATTATGGTAGGCATAAATCGGTGTTCGTTTGGTGGTTTTCGTCAGGGGGTGTTAATTTAGTGGTTAGTGTGATAGCTTGGAAAAGAGTGGATAAGAGGGGCCAATCAGTTCATTATAATAACTAGCAACCGGCAACTAGGTTTGTGTAGGTCTAGGATGATTCCGAGGTGCCTGGTGAGGACAAATCGAGCCAAACATGTAGTCGCAAATCCCGTCATTTTGTTTTCTAGTAGCACTCCCTCCGGTCCATTTTAGTCTGCACATTAGCTTTGTCCaaagtcaaagtatctctactttgatcaaatttatagaaacatgtatcaacattcacaatgtcaaattaatattgttagattcattacgaaaGGTAGTTTTATGATAcgtatatttggtattgtagatgttgatatttttcaatatatatttgatcaaactttgtaaagtttgacttgacctaaatctaatatgcggagtaaaaaggaccggagggagtacaagaAAAGGATTGCTATAATTAATCTCCCAATTGGTAATTGCATGATCTCTGGCTCTGAGTGTGCTCTTATTAGTGGGCACTCAAAACAAATAGAGGGGGCCTAATTAGTTACCTACTCCaggagtatttttttatatataaaataaaatagagcTAGTATGATAAGAGAAAACCCTGAGAGCTTCGTGTGGTCTGCCTCTGGACTCCAGGAGAACCAGTTTTAATTTTAACTCTTCTTTCAAATTTTATTACTAGGTCTCATGGACACAACACTCCTTGCACATGATTACAGATCTAAGTTTACAGACAACACACTCTGATCTAATTATAATTACCATCGATCGTGGTGTGGGTGCTCCAATCATCACTCCATTTTGAATCGATTTGTCAGCACTGTGCACCCACTTGCAAGAGCAAAAAATATGAGAAAGCAGCTGCGCGTATGGTGTCCTGGTCACTTCATTTATTTAGCGGCCCGTCCTTGTAACCGCAGCTG harbors:
- the LOC123411648 gene encoding protein PHOSPHATE STARVATION RESPONSE 3-like — protein: MSSHGVVAVKPIAAPEKTAHSYACGSTQSSVHKLLDAKLDHLGLLDDNLSSTSQSSDIKTELIQSSSLGRSSLPFNLQRRSPEPDPESPLSHVSHPNFSEPMASNSSTFCTSLFSSSSTNSAPCRQMGALPFLPHPPKYEQQVLPGQSSNSSLQLSGDTGNVHDETEQPDDIKDFLNLSAGDASDASFHGENQAFAFAEDEQMEFQFLSEQLGIAITDNEESPQLDDIYDTPPPQMLSLPVSSCSNQSLQNPGSPGKLPLSSSRSSSGSAAANKSRLRWTLELHERFVEAVNKLEGPDKATPKGVLKLMKVDGLTIYHVKSHLQKYRHAKFIPEIKEEKKASLDVKKVQPGSSGSDPFKNKNLAEALRMQLEVQKQLHEQLEVQRQLQLRIEEHAKYLQRILEEQQKAIASSGSSLSLKTPTEPSESTSKDGAEPEEATTSSPQPSKNSETES